The Triticum aestivum cultivar Chinese Spring chromosome 7B, IWGSC CS RefSeq v2.1, whole genome shotgun sequence genome window below encodes:
- the LOC123161263 gene encoding OVARIAN TUMOR DOMAIN-containing deubiquitinating enzyme 1 — MAGSGGSPDADDPNCGGDGAEPCSTPQESDDRYSAPASPLSTRPSGQPPGTSVVANEGSTSSSAWGSDDDDEPADRYKNPASASFLLGPSSSTMGASSSSSSFSSDSWIGSDRTCGGASTSSSLDASNYRDLYRDPPSEWMYNQILEAPFWSHEASDAVKASWRDEYEACDDFSMVLQTSQNGCKKILQKEPLSSLPHEFENEIMKDKAKKLSANYSEYRKVPGDGSCFYRSFIYSYLEQLVKVSHEEELRLLGALEPMWEKFQRLHLPGSYSDLHDAFAGFILECMEQKQKLSVSGYQEWLFQESQNEQKFANVLLYLRLVTAIEICTEVETFKPYITEPDAIGYCLEEVLSVKKDAQQVNLTVLTNVLQVPLRVVNIDVSLIEEPNIHIIYESPDSSVPTVTLLYRPGHYDIIYEKS; from the exons ATGGCCGGCTCCGGCGGCTCTCCCGACGCCGACGATCCCAATTGCGGCGGAGATGGGGCTGAGCCCTGCAGCACTCCTCAAGAATCCGACGACCGCTACTCCGCGCCCGCCTCCCCTCTCAGTACTCGCCCGTCCGGTCAGCCCCCGGGGACTTCGGTCGTCGCCAACGAGGGCTCCACCTCGTCCTCTGCCTGGGGATCTGATGACGACGACGAGCCCGCAGACAGATACAAGAACCCGGCCTCCGCTTCCTTCCTCTTGGGACCGTCGAGCAGCACCATGGGAGCGtcatcctcctcgtcctccttcTCCTCGGACAGCTGGATCGGCAGCGACCGTACTTGCGGCGGCGCCTCGACCTCCAGCTCTCTGGACGCCTCCAACTACAGGGATCTCTACAGGGATCCACCCTCTGAGTGGATGTATAATCAG ATTCTGGAAGCTCCTTTCTGGAGTCACGAGGCATCTGATGCTGTGAAGGCTTCTTGGAGAGACGAGTACGAGGCTTGTGATGAT TTTTCTATGGTTTTGCAGACATCACAAAATGGCTGCAAAAAAATTCTTCAAAAG GAACCTTTATCATCTCTACCGCATGAGTTTGAAAATGAAATTATGAAAGATAAGGCAAAA AAACTTTCGGCTAATTACTCTGAATATCGGAAAGTACCTGGAGACGGGAGTTGCTTTTACAGATCGTTCATATACTCATACCTG GAGCAGCTTGTGAAAGTATCTCACGAGGAGGAGCTACGTTTACTTGGTGCACTTGAACCTATGTGGGAGAAATTCCAAAGGCTTCATTTGCCTGGTTCATATTCAGATCTCCATGAT GCTTTTGCAGGCTTCATACTGGAATGTatggaacaaaaacaaaaactgtCAGTAAG TGGCTATCAAGAGTGGCTTTTCCAGGAGAGTCAAAATGAGCAGAAGTTTGCGAACG TACTTTTGTATCTTCGACTTGTGACAGCTATTGAGATATGCACTGAGGTTGAAACTTTTAAGCCATACATAACCGAACCTGATGCAATAGGG TACTGCCTGGAGGAGGTTCTCTCAGTGAAGAAAGATGCACAACAAGTGAATCTCACTGTGCTCACCAATGTCCTACAGGTGCCACTCCGAGTTGTTAACATTGACGTTTCACTGATTGAGGAGCCTAACATCCACATCATCTACGAGTCACCAGATTCCTCGGTTCCTACTGTGACACTACTGTATAGACCAGGGCATTATGATATCATCTACGAGAAGTCATAG